In Vibrio bathopelagicus, the following are encoded in one genomic region:
- the cueR gene encoding Cu(I)-responsive transcriptional regulator has product MLNISQVSKQTGLTSKTIRYYESIGLISTPPRSENGYRFFTQAIVDELGFVAKAKEAGFNLEETKQLLDLQRDENRASGEVKDLTLQKIEEIELRVERLNSMLDTLKGLASKCKGGDSPDCPIVHSLSDTD; this is encoded by the coding sequence ATGCTCAATATTAGCCAAGTATCAAAACAGACGGGCTTAACCAGTAAAACGATTCGCTATTACGAAAGTATTGGTCTAATTAGTACACCGCCGAGATCTGAAAATGGGTATCGCTTCTTTACTCAAGCTATTGTGGATGAATTGGGTTTTGTTGCTAAAGCAAAAGAAGCCGGCTTTAACTTAGAAGAAACGAAGCAGTTGCTTGATCTGCAAAGGGATGAGAACCGTGCGAGCGGGGAGGTTAAGGATCTTACGTTACAGAAGATTGAAGAGATAGAGCTTAGAGTGGAGCGATTAAATTCTATGTTGGACACTTTAAAAGGATTAGCGAGCAAATGTAAGGGCGGGGATTCTCCAGATTGCCCGATTGTTCATTCGTTGTCTGACACAGACTAA
- a CDS encoding ubiquinone biosynthesis accessory factor UbiJ — MPFDPLVTAVIETSLNTFVNDDPALVRRLSRLKGQIIQVNLKELNKTLTFVFSQQIDVLSEYEGQPDCYLSLNLSVLPELREQSNITKLIKQDKLILEGDIQLAQKFAQLMTDCKPDLEEWLSRVTGDVVAHTLVQGVKNVGGLVAKQATKHQNHLAQVLTEEWKIAPAPLEVAHFCDQVDDVKSSVARLEAKLNALLEKA, encoded by the coding sequence ATGCCATTTGATCCATTGGTCACCGCGGTTATTGAAACCTCTTTAAATACTTTCGTGAACGATGATCCAGCTTTGGTTCGTCGTTTGTCTCGTTTAAAGGGGCAGATCATTCAAGTTAATTTGAAAGAGCTGAATAAAACACTCACTTTCGTTTTTAGCCAACAAATCGATGTGTTGTCTGAATACGAAGGACAACCTGATTGCTACCTATCTTTGAACCTATCGGTACTGCCAGAACTGCGTGAGCAATCGAACATCACTAAGTTGATCAAGCAAGATAAGCTGATCTTAGAGGGTGATATTCAACTGGCTCAGAAATTTGCTCAGCTAATGACAGACTGCAAGCCTGACTTGGAAGAGTGGCTATCGCGTGTGACTGGAGATGTGGTTGCTCATACCTTGGTACAAGGCGTTAAGAATGTCGGCGGCCTTGTGGCGAAGCAAGCGACTAAGCATCAAAACCACCTCGCTCAGGTATTAACTGAAGAGTGGAAGATTGCACCAGCGCCATTAGAAGTGGCACATTTTTGCGATCAGGTTGATGACGTGAAAAGCTCAGTTGCACGTCTTGAAGCTAAATTGAACGCTCTGTTGGAGAAAGCATGA
- a CDS encoding SHOCT domain-containing protein gives MFGYHEFHWLMPISMALFWGTIIYMIFSNNDSTTKTVSAADIAKKRYANGEISVEELNEIKKNL, from the coding sequence ATGTTTGGATACCATGAATTTCACTGGCTAATGCCAATCTCGATGGCTCTTTTTTGGGGAACAATTATCTATATGATTTTTTCCAACAACGACTCAACCACAAAAACAGTGAGTGCTGCTGATATTGCAAAAAAGCGTTACGCTAACGGTGAGATTTCAGTAGAAGAGTTAAATGAAATTAAAAAGAACCTATAA
- the rmuC gene encoding DNA recombination protein RmuC, whose translation MQWIIEHQATLIAAISGALVSGGVVGWWIKQKFSFQQRLLEQQLESDRLLHESQQSQLKSSLAEAQQELNELDDDRDKAAFELKQAHGKVMAAMEKLRYFEAVKQERQQYADDINVLKEHKSELEAELREQEARHDQENLANSEKLQLLEQAESRLKQQFELLANQLFESKTAKVDQQNKQSLEGLLSPLKEQLEGFKKQVNDSFSQEAKERHTLVHELKNLQRLNESMTREAVNLTQALKGDNKQQGNWGEVVLARVLADSGLREGHEYQTQVNLQNDAGKRYQPDVIVHLPQDKQVVVDSKMALVAFERYFNAETDQQRDAALRDHLASLRAHIKGLSQKDYHQLKGIQSLDYVLMFIPVEPAFQVAIQADPSLVKDAMEQNIILVSPTTLLVALRTIDNLWRNERQNQNAQIIAERASKLYDKLRLFVDDMEGLGSSLDRANQSYQGAMNKLVTGRGNVIRQAESFKQLGVEVKKPISVGLAEIAQNEAFSENASLVERQPAEDKVN comes from the coding sequence ATGCAATGGATTATCGAACATCAGGCAACGCTTATTGCTGCTATTTCCGGCGCGCTCGTCAGCGGCGGTGTGGTGGGCTGGTGGATCAAACAGAAGTTCTCTTTTCAGCAGCGACTTCTTGAACAGCAACTAGAGTCCGACCGTTTGCTGCATGAGTCACAACAATCTCAGCTCAAATCCTCACTCGCAGAGGCACAACAAGAGCTCAATGAGCTGGATGATGATCGAGACAAAGCGGCATTTGAACTTAAGCAGGCCCATGGCAAGGTGATGGCTGCGATGGAGAAGCTGCGCTATTTTGAAGCAGTGAAGCAAGAGCGTCAGCAGTATGCCGATGATATCAATGTTCTTAAGGAGCATAAGTCTGAGTTGGAGGCTGAGCTGCGCGAGCAAGAGGCGAGGCACGACCAAGAAAATCTCGCCAACAGTGAAAAACTGCAATTGTTAGAGCAAGCAGAATCTCGACTTAAGCAGCAGTTTGAACTGTTAGCAAATCAACTCTTTGAGAGCAAAACCGCCAAGGTCGATCAGCAGAACAAGCAGAGCCTCGAAGGTTTGTTGTCACCGCTGAAAGAGCAGTTGGAAGGCTTTAAGAAGCAGGTTAATGATAGCTTCAGTCAAGAAGCCAAAGAGCGTCACACCTTGGTACACGAGCTTAAAAACCTGCAACGTCTCAATGAAAGCATGACACGTGAAGCGGTTAACCTGACTCAGGCGCTAAAGGGTGATAATAAACAACAAGGTAACTGGGGGGAAGTGGTACTGGCTCGTGTGTTGGCGGATTCAGGCTTACGAGAAGGCCATGAATATCAAACTCAGGTGAACCTGCAAAACGATGCCGGAAAGCGTTACCAACCGGATGTGATCGTGCATTTGCCACAAGATAAGCAGGTGGTGGTGGATTCAAAAATGGCGTTGGTGGCATTTGAGCGCTACTTCAACGCTGAGACCGATCAACAACGTGACGCAGCACTGCGTGATCATTTGGCTTCATTGCGAGCGCACATTAAAGGCTTGAGCCAAAAGGACTATCATCAGCTCAAAGGCATACAGAGCCTTGATTATGTATTGATGTTTATCCCAGTTGAGCCTGCATTCCAAGTGGCGATTCAGGCTGATCCTAGTTTGGTTAAAGATGCGATGGAGCAAAACATCATCTTGGTCAGCCCAACCACCCTGCTGGTGGCACTGCGTACCATTGATAACTTGTGGCGTAACGAAAGGCAGAACCAGAATGCACAAATCATTGCAGAGCGTGCGAGCAAGCTTTACGACAAGCTGCGCTTGTTTGTTGATGATATGGAAGGCCTTGGTAGCTCATTAGACAGAGCCAACCAAAGCTACCAAGGTGCCATGAATAAGCTGGTGACTGGGCGCGGTAACGTGATTCGTCAGGCAGAGAGCTTTAAGCAATTGGGTGTTGAAGTGAAGAAACCTATCTCGGTTGGCTTGGCGGAAATCGCTCAAAATGAGGCTTTTTCAGAAAATGCCTCCTTAGTAGAAAGACAACCTGCTGAGGATAAAGTAAACTAA
- a CDS encoding DUF2933 domain-containing protein, producing MNTKKLCKITCILCLGLPVAFFLFAGNLSTEALTGLAIQVILCGVMMFAMMKMMGCNKPKSETDETNVDNEKHNNPS from the coding sequence ATGAACACCAAAAAACTTTGTAAAATCACCTGCATATTATGTCTAGGTCTACCTGTAGCATTTTTCTTATTCGCAGGTAATCTCTCGACCGAAGCTCTAACCGGTCTTGCTATTCAGGTGATTCTTTGTGGTGTGATGATGTTTGCGATGATGAAAATGATGGGCTGTAATAAGCCAAAATCAGAAACTGATGAAACCAACGTTGATAACGAAAAACACAATAATCCATCGTAA
- a CDS encoding DMT family transporter: MNERRALGFGLAAVLLWSTVATAFKLTLAEFSPIQMLTIASIVSSIALIAVCAFQGKLSQLSTTFLSNPWYYLLLGLVNPLAYYLILFKAYDLLPASQAQAINYSWAITLTLMAAVFLGQKIRKQDWVACTFSYAGVVVIATKGDVLGMQFDSPLGVALALLSTLLWAGYWILNTKNKADPVVGVLLGFLVALPFAIGLTIYEGESFSQITAKGWMAVTYVGLFEMGITFVLWLSALKLTNNTARISNLIFASPFISLMLLSTIIGEEIHPATLFGLMLIIAGLVIQQIKWGKKKAPIKTDN, from the coding sequence ATGAACGAACGTCGTGCCTTGGGCTTTGGCCTTGCTGCGGTATTACTGTGGTCAACAGTCGCTACTGCTTTTAAGCTGACCCTTGCTGAGTTTTCACCGATTCAAATGCTGACCATCGCCAGCATTGTGTCGTCGATTGCGCTGATCGCCGTTTGCGCGTTTCAAGGTAAGCTTTCTCAACTGAGTACCACGTTTCTTTCAAACCCTTGGTATTACTTACTGCTTGGTTTGGTTAACCCTCTAGCCTATTACCTGATTCTATTCAAAGCCTACGACTTACTGCCCGCTTCTCAAGCGCAAGCCATCAACTACAGTTGGGCGATCACGCTGACTCTAATGGCGGCAGTGTTTCTAGGACAAAAGATTCGTAAGCAAGATTGGGTGGCGTGTACCTTCAGTTATGCAGGCGTAGTGGTTATTGCCACTAAAGGCGATGTGTTAGGAATGCAGTTCGATAGCCCACTCGGTGTGGCCTTAGCTCTGCTTTCAACGCTGCTGTGGGCGGGCTACTGGATTTTAAATACCAAAAATAAAGCTGACCCTGTGGTAGGTGTATTGCTTGGTTTCTTAGTGGCATTGCCATTCGCGATCGGTTTAACCATTTATGAAGGCGAGAGCTTTAGCCAAATTACAGCAAAAGGTTGGATGGCCGTGACTTATGTTGGCTTGTTCGAGATGGGCATTACCTTTGTCTTGTGGCTATCAGCACTCAAGCTAACCAACAATACGGCACGTATCAGCAACCTAATTTTCGCCTCACCGTTTATCTCGCTAATGCTACTTTCGACCATTATTGGCGAAGAGATTCACCCAGCAACACTGTTTGGTTTGATGCTGATTATTGCTGGTCTTGTTATTCAACAGATCAAATGGGGAAAGAAAAAGGCCCCGATTAAAACTGATAACTAA
- the ubiE gene encoding bifunctional demethylmenaquinone methyltransferase/2-methoxy-6-polyprenyl-1,4-benzoquinol methylase UbiE, with protein MMDTSVQTNSAVESETTHFGFETVAKDEKVAKVAEVFHSVAAKYDIMNDLMSGGVHRLWKRFTIDCSGVRPGQRILDLGGGTGDLTAKFSRIVGEKGHVVLADINNSMLNVGRDKLRDSGIVGNVHYVQANAEELPFPDNYFDCITISFCLRNVTDKDKALRSMYRVLKPGGRLLVLEFSKPVLEPLSKVYDAYSFHLLPKMGELIANDADSYRYLAESIRMHPNQETLEGMMQEAGFENTKYFNLTGGIVALHRGYKF; from the coding sequence ATTATGGACACAAGCGTGCAGACAAATTCAGCAGTAGAGTCAGAAACCACACACTTTGGTTTTGAAACAGTCGCGAAAGACGAAAAAGTCGCGAAAGTAGCAGAGGTATTTCACTCTGTAGCCGCTAAATACGACATCATGAATGACTTAATGTCGGGTGGTGTTCACCGCTTGTGGAAGCGATTCACGATTGATTGCAGTGGCGTACGCCCTGGTCAACGTATCCTAGACCTTGGTGGTGGTACCGGCGATCTTACTGCGAAATTCTCGCGTATCGTTGGCGAAAAAGGCCACGTGGTTCTTGCTGATATCAACAACTCAATGCTGAATGTTGGCCGCGATAAGCTGCGTGATAGCGGTATTGTTGGCAACGTACATTACGTACAAGCGAATGCTGAAGAGCTGCCTTTCCCAGATAACTATTTTGATTGCATTACGATCAGCTTCTGTCTGCGTAACGTTACGGACAAAGACAAAGCGCTGCGTTCAATGTACCGCGTACTTAAGCCGGGTGGTCGTCTGTTAGTTCTTGAGTTTTCTAAGCCCGTACTTGAACCACTATCAAAGGTTTACGATGCATACTCTTTCCACCTATTGCCAAAAATGGGTGAGCTGATTGCTAACGATGCAGACAGCTATCGTTACCTTGCAGAATCAATCCGTATGCACCCTAACCAAGAAACCTTGGAAGGTATGATGCAAGAAGCGGGTTTTGAAAATACTAAATACTTCAACCTAACGGGCGGCATTGTTGCGCTGCACCGCGGTTACAAGTTCTAG
- a CDS encoding ATP F0F1 synthase synthase, whose translation MDSVLTKVKGRSKKNVFKLLSDETLFEELLVTDDACVEYAPDHNLDEDSWFKIDNFSQQPYCLDILKVDFDSKDYDDLPKAKFKDIAQLYAIQGNNFYFQKITPSLFVTKKMIAFGEAAELESTEKRLVVNQVADAVYYKAQDKLVFKSLATISSIFKGIDELYKEATKEEVEKFLEEDFIELSDGYDTSKVSKPNRKRIALAMDTLAALPVEERDQMYSYIHSYCEQKLTFDKENSKFEINSDDELKYLLYGIEQRFYTTPLGHEKRLANSVQPM comes from the coding sequence GTGGATTCAGTACTGACTAAAGTTAAAGGTCGCAGTAAAAAGAATGTATTTAAGCTGCTTTCAGATGAAACGCTGTTCGAAGAGTTGCTCGTTACTGATGATGCCTGTGTCGAGTATGCCCCTGACCACAACCTAGACGAGGATTCGTGGTTTAAAATCGATAACTTTAGTCAACAGCCATACTGTCTTGATATTCTTAAAGTCGATTTTGATTCAAAAGATTATGACGACCTTCCAAAAGCTAAGTTTAAAGACATTGCTCAGCTTTATGCGATTCAAGGCAATAATTTCTATTTTCAAAAAATAACGCCTTCTCTTTTTGTTACCAAGAAGATGATTGCATTCGGTGAAGCCGCCGAGCTTGAAAGTACTGAAAAGCGTTTGGTTGTTAATCAAGTGGCTGATGCTGTCTACTACAAAGCGCAGGATAAGTTGGTATTTAAGAGTCTAGCGACAATATCTAGCATCTTTAAAGGCATTGATGAGCTCTACAAAGAAGCAACAAAAGAAGAGGTTGAAAAGTTCTTAGAAGAGGACTTTATTGAGCTTTCTGATGGCTATGATACCTCTAAAGTATCGAAGCCTAATCGTAAACGTATCGCATTGGCAATGGATACACTGGCGGCATTACCAGTGGAAGAACGAGATCAAATGTACTCGTATATTCATAGTTACTGCGAGCAAAAGTTAACGTTCGATAAAGAAAACAGTAAGTTTGAAATCAACTCAGACGATGAGCTGAAATATTTGCTCTACGGTATTGAGCAGCGTTTTTACACTACACCTTTAGGGCATGAAAAGCGTTTGGCTAATTCAGTCCAACCAATGTAA